In one window of Romboutsia hominis DNA:
- a CDS encoding aminopeptidase P family protein: protein MIKERINKLRALMNDKGIYAYLIPSSDYHQSEYVGDYFKSREYISGFTGSAGTIVITQDEAGLWTDGRYFIQAENELKNSTIKLFKMGEEGVPTIEKYLIDNMKKDSKLGFDGKVVCAKEGKNLKDKLEFKNIDIEYNYDLVGQIWENRTELPKEKAFLLDVKYTGESFSERLKRVRNAMKEKEASVHIITTLDDIAWLFNIRGGDIKHNPVVLSYTVITLDEVYLFIDEDKLDETIKNELNKEKVQVKPYDSIYEFVKTIDEKEVVLLDSNKVNYAIYNNISKSIRKIDTQNPTIMFKAIKNEIELKNIRNSHIKDGVAFTKFMYWLKTNVDKEEITEISAAQKLEDLRREQDKFIEPSFNTIAAYREHAAMMHYSASEESNYKLEPRDLFLIDSGGQYYDGTTDITRTIALGEITRDAKTHFTNVVRGMIRLSKAKFLYGCRGYNLDILARGPLWNLGIDYKCGTGHGIGFVLNVHEAPNGFRWRVVPERDDSCVLEEGMVTTNEPGVYIEGSHGIRIENEVVTRKAEKNEYGQFMDFEVITFAPIDLDAVDASLMLEDEKKYLNNYHKEVFDKISPFLSKDECEWLRNYTREI from the coding sequence ATGATAAAAGAAAGAATCAATAAATTAAGAGCGTTAATGAACGACAAAGGGATATATGCTTACCTAATACCATCTTCAGATTATCACCAAAGTGAATATGTAGGTGATTACTTTAAATCAAGAGAATATATATCAGGATTTACAGGTTCAGCAGGTACAATAGTAATTACTCAAGATGAAGCAGGTTTATGGACAGATGGAAGATATTTCATACAAGCTGAAAATGAACTTAAAAATAGTACTATAAAGTTATTTAAAATGGGAGAAGAAGGTGTCCCTACTATAGAAAAATATCTAATAGATAATATGAAAAAAGATTCAAAACTAGGTTTTGATGGTAAAGTAGTATGTGCAAAAGAAGGAAAAAATTTAAAAGATAAATTAGAATTTAAAAATATTGATATAGAATATAACTATGATTTAGTAGGTCAAATATGGGAAAATAGAACGGAATTACCAAAGGAAAAAGCTTTTTTATTAGATGTTAAATACACAGGAGAAAGTTTTTCAGAAAGATTAAAAAGAGTAAGAAATGCTATGAAAGAAAAAGAAGCAAGTGTGCATATCATAACAACATTAGATGATATAGCGTGGTTATTTAATATAAGAGGTGGAGATATAAAACACAATCCAGTAGTATTATCTTATACAGTTATAACTTTAGATGAAGTTTATTTATTTATAGATGAAGACAAATTAGATGAAACTATAAAAAATGAATTAAATAAAGAGAAAGTACAAGTTAAACCATACGACTCTATATATGAATTTGTTAAAACTATAGATGAAAAAGAAGTTGTGTTACTTGATTCAAATAAAGTAAATTATGCTATTTATAACAATATATCAAAATCTATTAGAAAGATAGATACACAAAATCCTACTATTATGTTTAAAGCAATAAAAAATGAAATAGAGCTAAAGAATATAAGAAATAGCCATATAAAAGATGGTGTAGCTTTCACTAAATTTATGTATTGGCTTAAAACTAATGTAGATAAAGAAGAAATAACTGAAATAAGTGCGGCTCAAAAACTAGAAGACTTAAGAAGAGAACAAGATAAATTTATAGAACCAAGTTTTAATACTATAGCTGCATATAGAGAACATGCTGCTATGATGCATTATAGCGCATCAGAAGAAAGCAACTATAAACTAGAACCAAGAGATTTATTCTTAATAGATTCAGGTGGGCAATATTATGATGGTACTACAGATATAACAAGAACTATAGCATTAGGTGAAATAACAAGAGATGCTAAGACTCATTTTACAAATGTGGTTAGAGGTATGATTAGATTATCTAAAGCTAAATTTTTATATGGATGCAGAGGGTATAATCTTGACATATTAGCTAGAGGTCCACTTTGGAATTTAGGAATAGATTATAAATGTGGAACAGGTCATGGTATAGGATTTGTACTAAATGTTCATGAAGCTCCAAATGGATTTAGATGGAGAGTAGTACCAGAAAGAGATGATAGTTGTGTGCTTGAAGAAGGTATGGTAACTACTAATGAACCAGGGGTATATATAGAAGGTTCTCATGGTATAAGAATAGAAAATGAAGTAGTTACAAGAAAAGCTGAGAAAAATGAATATGGTCAATTCATGGACTTTGAGGTTATAACTTTTGCGCCAATTGATTTAGATGCAGTAGATGCAAGTTTAATGTTAGAAGATGAAAAGAAATACTTAAACAATTATCACAAAGAAGTATTTGATAAAATATCACCATTCTTAAGTAAAGATGAGTGTGAGTGGTTAAGAAATTATACAAGGGAGATATAA
- the ybaK gene encoding Cys-tRNA(Pro) deacylase, with translation MSKVKTNVCRILDSKKIKYNMYSYEFKKGEHVDGVEVAQKIGKDVSIVYKTLVAISQSKNIYVYVIPVNEHLDLKKAAKVANEKSIEMINVNDINKFTGYIRGGCSPIGMKKLYKTFVNESAKELDNIIVSAGKIGYQVEISPKDLKDIINLEFRDIIK, from the coding sequence GTGAGTAAGGTAAAAACTAATGTATGTAGAATACTAGACTCTAAAAAAATAAAATATAATATGTACTCTTATGAATTCAAAAAAGGAGAACATGTAGATGGAGTTGAAGTAGCTCAGAAGATAGGTAAAGATGTTAGCATAGTATATAAAACATTAGTAGCTATATCTCAAAGTAAAAACATATATGTATATGTTATACCTGTAAATGAACATTTAGACTTAAAAAAAGCAGCAAAAGTAGCTAACGAAAAAAGTATAGAGATGATTAATGTAAATGATATAAATAAGTTTACTGGATATATAAGGGGGGGATGTTCACCTATAGGTATGAAAAAACTTTATAAAACTTTTGTAAATGAAAGTGCAAAAGAACTTGATAACATTATAGTTAGCGCTGGTAAAATAGGTTACCAAGTAGAGATTTCACCAAAAGATTTAAAAGATATAATTAATTTAGAGTTTAGAGA